Genomic window (Lycium barbarum isolate Lr01 chromosome 2, ASM1917538v2, whole genome shotgun sequence):
ACACATTTCGTATATTTGGGGGTCCGGTCCGGTGAAATGCAATACTGGACTATCTCAGCAGGGACAAGATGATTTTTATTGATGGAACTGGAGATATAATTACAATCATTGCCTTGGAAAGAACAAACTAATCGAACGCGATTCAaccgatcgtttggtccttacatcaaatCTTATCGTTCAATCCTTGGCTTTACATAGGCATTGGTTAGCCCagggtatgatagtcccctagtactTGAGTCCGAAGTGTGAGGGATCGAGTACTATTGATCTGCTATGAGCAATCTCTAGTCCCCAATTCTTTACCGGTCTTCTATATTTTTGTAGCACGCTGTACGGCGTTGCCTCATTAATAACCTTGCCAGAAAACCCACTTCGGACAAAATCGatcgaagggaaaaagagtgcagcacgtgctttcagtcctaagtctATGACTTTTAGGCTTCCATTGTGCTGCTTCTGATGTCCACTACGATGTGTGCTTGCATGGTTATAgcaaaagggaaagaaaaaataaaaggtTACTCGTACCTTTAATAATAGTATCATTTTAGGTGTGCCACGTTCCAGTTGTTTGGAAGCTGTTTTCCATTTTCATTCTTTAGCTGATAGGAATCATTCCCTGTTATGCCAGTGATTCTATATGGCCCTTCCCAGTTCGAGCCCAACTTTCTTTCGTCGGGGTTCTTGGTGTGAAGTGTGACCTTCCTCAAGACTaagtccccaatctgaaagtTCCTAAGGTTGGCCCTTCGGTTATAATATCTTTGCATCTTTTGCTTTTGGGCTGCTAACCGGACTTAGGTAGCCAACCTCTTTTCGTGCACGAGATTTAGACTAGCAAACATTGCTTCGTTGTTCGAGTCTTCAGTAGCATGCTGAAATCTTAAACTTAGTTCACCGACCTCAACAGATAATAGAGCCTCGGTTCCATATACCAGGGAGAATGGAATTTCCCCGGTACTCAATCTTGCCGTTGTGCGGAAGGCCCATAAGACCTCAGGTAGAATCTCCTTCCATCGGTGTTTAGAGCCGGTCAACTTTTTTTAAAGTTCTGCAATATAATCTTGTTTGTCGATTCAGCTTAGCCATTTGCGCTCGGGTGATACGGGGTGGACAAGATCTTTTTGATCTTGTATTCTTCAAAGAACTTGCTGACTTTGCTGCCTATGAACTGCTTCTCGTTATCACATGTGATTTTTGCGGGTACCCCGAACCGACAGATTATATAGTCATAAacgaagtcaatgacttccttttccCTGACCTTTTCGAGTGACTGTGCTTCAACacatttagagaaataatcagtcataagtaaaataaaatgcgccttacctggtgcccagggCAAAGGCCCCACTATGTCCATTCCcaatttcatgaatggccatggagAAAGGATCGGATGAAGCTCCTCCCACGGTTGGTGTATCGACGGCGCGTGCCTTTGGCATTAGTTGCATTTTCGAACGAAGGATTTGGCGTCCTTCTCCATCTCGTTCCAATAGTAACCGGCTCTGATCAGCTTGCGGACCGGTGAGTCAGCTCCTGAGTGGTTTCCACAAATCTCCTCGTGAATTTCCCTCATAACATAGTCAATTTCCCCCGGCCCTAAATATCTTGCGAAGGGATGGTAGAACTACCTTCGGTACAACTGGCCGTCGACCAAACAGAATCTGGCTGCTTTGGTTCGAAGGGCCCTCAATTCTTTGGCATCGGATGGTAGCTTCCCTGTTTGAAGATAGTCTATGTATTTGTTTCTCCAATCCCAAGTGAGGCCGGTTGAATTTATATCAGCGTGGCCAGTCTCGATGATCGAACTCATTAGCTACACCACAACGCCAGAATTGAACCCTTCTGATTCTACCGATGATCCCAAGTTTTCCAGAGCATCAACCTCATTATTTTGGTCCCGAGGCACGTGCTCCAGTGTCCATTCCTTGAATCTATGAAGGACCACCTGTAGTTTTTCTAAATATCTCCGCATTCGGTCGTCGTTAACCTCGAATGTACCTTTCACTTGATTGACCACCATGAGGGAATAACACTTGGCCTCAATGATTTCAGCTCCTAAGCTCCTTGCTAGTTCTAAACCTggaatcatagcctcatactcggcttcattgttagtcaaatGGACAGATCTAATAGATTGTCTTATTATGTCACCAGTTAGTGGTTTGAGAACGATTCCCAACTCGGACCCTTTCATATTGGAAGCACCGTCCGTGTATAAGGTCCAAACACCTGAAGTAGTCCTCGAAGTGAGGAGTAATTCTTTATCGACTTCGGGAATCATGGCCGGTGTGATGTCGGCCATGAAGTCTACTAGTATTTGGGATTTAATAGCAGTCCGGGGTCTATATTCAATATCGTAACTGCTAATCTCGACAACCCATTTTGCTAACCGGCCTTAGAGTTCAGGTTTATACATGACGTTCCTTAATGGGTATGATGTTATGACACATATAGGATGACATTAAAAGTAAGGGTTTAACTTTTCTAGATGCACTCAATAAAGCCAATGCAGGTTTTTCTAAGTGTGGGTATCGGGTTTCAGCATCACCTAAGGTTCTGCTTACATAATAAATTGGGTATTGCATACCTTTTTCCTCTCAAACCAGGATACCACTTACCGCTATCTCAGACACTGCCAAGTATAGATACAACTGCTCATTCGCCTTCGGTGTATGTAGCAAAGGTGGGCTCGATAAGTATTTCTTGAGCTCTGCTAAGGCCTTCTGACACTCGAGGGTCCAGGTGAAGTCGGTCTTTTTCTTTAGCAATGAGAAAAACCAATGACTTTTGTCCGAGCATCTGGAAATGAATCGGCACAGGGCAACTATCCGCCCGGTCAACCTTTGCACCCCTTTGATGTCGTTTATCACAGTGATATATTCAATTGCCtttatcttgtccgggttgatctcAATCCCTCGATTCGATACTATGAATCTGAGAAACTTACTTGAACCGACACCGAAGGCACACTTTTTCCTGTTCAGCTACATGTTGTACTTCCTTAATATGTCGAAAGTTTCCTGTAAatactttaaatggtcctctgctcgcagggacttaacaaccatgccATATATATAAACTTTCATTGATTTTCCTATTTGGTGTTCGAACATGCGGCTGACTAGCCACTGATAGGTCGCATCGGTATTTTTCAAATCGAAGGGCATTACGTTATAGGAATATGTGCCAAACCTAGTCACAAAAGAGGGTTTTTATCGGTCCTCTGGGTCCATCTGTATTAGattgtacccggagtaggcatcgaggaaaCTCAGTGTGTCATGGCCCGCTGTAGCGTTGATCATACGATCGATGCTGggcaaaggaaatgaatccttcaggcaagccttatttaaatctttatagtctatgcacattctaaatttatttccCCTTTGAGGCACTACTACAACATTAGTTAACCAGTTCGGGTATTTAACCTCCCGAATGGATCCTATTTTAAGGTGTTTAGATACCTCATCTTTGATGAACGCATGCTTGACCTCGGGTTGCGGCCTTCGCTTTTGTTTGATTGGAGGGAAACTTGGGTCCAGACTCAACTTGTGCGTTGTCACCTCAGTGGGATACctatcatgtctaaatgggaccaggcAAAGCAATCagagttatttttaagaaattcaataaaaactttcctgagctcgggggttaaccccgtgcccaggtataccttcctgTCCGGTAGATGAACGAACAATATGACTTGCTCAAGTTCTTCGATCGTGGATTTAGTAGCATCTAAATCATTGGGTACCAGGAAGGACCTCGGGACTCCAAAGTCGATCTCTTTATCTGGCGTGTTCCTATCTCGGTCTTTCGAGGACCCCAGGATTGggatctgtgattgctatttAGCGTTTTCCCCTTTTTTCAGCTTTTCGTCCTTCAATACTGGAACCTTGGCAGTCGCAACCACTTCTTCGatcgcgaacatttcctttgtgGCTTGTTGCTCTCCGTGAACGATTTTGATCCCTTGTGGGGTCGGGAACTTCAACGCTTGGTGCAGAGTTGAGAGAACTGCTCTCATGTTGTGAATCCATGTTCTTCCCAACAATCCATTGTATCCCATGTCTCCTTCTATCACATAAAATTTAGTCTGCTGCGTGGTTCCGGCTGTGTTAATCGATAAGGTGATCTCACCCTTTGTTGTTTCGCAGGTCATATTGAATCCGTTGAGGACTCGGACTGCTGGTACTATCTGGTCTGGTAGTCCCAGCTGATCgatgactctccatcggatgatattagcctagctacctggatcaattagtacacgtttaattctaaatttattaacaaggATAGCTATTACCAGAGCATCGTTGTAAGGCTGAACAATGCCTTCCATGTCCTTGTCATTGAACGAGATGGGACTATCGGGGTCGTAACTCCAAATACGCTTCTCTCTTGTTATGGAAACCTTGGCACGCTTCATTACTGGCCCTTGGGGAATGTCCGCTCCCTTCATGATCATGTGGATCACCTGCTGAGGCTCTTCTGGTCTATCTTGCTTGTTAGCACCCACGTTCTTGCAGTGagttttggctcgttcacttaggaattctcgaaggtgaCCTAAATTAAATAGACGAGCAACCTCCTCTCTTAACTGTCGATAATATTTGGTTCGATGACCGTGGGTGTGATGGTATTTGCAAATCATGCTTTTATCCCATTTTTCAGGATCGGATTGAATTGTCCTTGGGTGCCTTGTTTCTCTATTGCGGATGACGGCCGCTGCTATGGTCGCCACATTGAGGTAAAAATTATACTTGGACAATCTCGGGGCTTCTTTATTTCCCGGGGATCTATCGACAACATTCTTGTTCATCAGTCCTCGATTACTCGGGCCTCGATCACTCCTCCTATCATTTTTGCCTGGTTCGCCGCTGCGTACGTTACCCCTTCGATTCGGTGGATAAGGCTGATACCTATCATATGACGGTCTCGGTTCTCGATTTGTCTTTCTTCTCGATCGATCATTCCCTTTATTGGGACGCCATGATCCCGACACGGCTCTCAAAATCTTATCATCCTCGACCCTAATCTTCAATTGATACCTGTTGTGCACATCGGCCCAAGCGATTGCCGGGTATTCCATCAGATTTTGCTTCAACTCCATAGATGTGATCGAGCTTCTTGAGTTGAGCCCGAACGGCCCAATCATCTGTAACCGAAGGCAGGTCTATACGCTCCATTTGAAACCGAGCCACAAACTCACGGAGGGTTTCATCATCTCGCTGTGTAACGTTAAACAAGTCCAATTTTCGGGTTTCAACCTTAATGGCTTCGGCATGAGCTTTGACAAAAGCATCCACAAGTATAGCGAACGAGTCAATCGAATGCTCAGGTAAGTTGTGATACAGTATCATTGCTCTATTGGACGGGTTTCCCCGAACTTCTTAAGCAGCACCGACTCCCTCTCATCCTCGGCGAGATCATTGACTTTAATAGCACATATGTTTGCAGTCACATGCTCGTTTGGGTCGGTGGTCCCGTTATACTTTGGGATATCGGGCATACGAAACCTTTTCAGGATCGGCTTTGGCGCTGCACTTGGCGGGAAGGGAATTTGAACGAACTTTTTCGAGTCCGGTCCTTTCAATAACGGAGGTGCCCCAGGAATTTGGTCGACCCACGCGTTATAGTTCTCCACCTTCTTCTCGTTCGTCTCTATCTTCTTTTCCCCGGATTCTACCCATTTCGTCAGTTCCTCGAGCATTCTTATCAGCTTGACATTTTGTCCGAGATTGGTCCTGGCATTCCTAGCAACATGCCTTTCTTCAGTTTCCTCAGTTTGTTCAGATTGAGCAACATTGGGTGCTCGATTTTGATGTTGCAATTGTGCTATAACTGCCTGCTGGGCTTGTAATTGGGCCATAGCCATGTCCAACTGGTTCCGGAGCTGTTGCAGGGTGGCTCCATTATCCCCACCAATTGGCACGTCGCCTACTAATGACCTGATCTAGTCAGGATCGACTGGGGGCATGTTATTGTTAGGTACCCCATTGTCGTTTTTCTTGTGGTGGCTTGATTCAACGTGAAAATTGACAGAATGAGAGTCTGACATGTCGGGTAAACCTTAAATTAAACTTCAAAGAACAAGTGTAAAAATATCGAGTGTTATCAGAATTCGTGTTAAACCACACTATTATCCAAGGCCCTACTGTTACacccccgcactttcagagcatgagcatgccacgtacttcaccgtagtaatggagtatcagagacgtcccatgaaatttcggaaggtacaagccatgggaagtacgtaacaatgaagtaaaggatgaattacgatttcgtaagtcgtaaccgagaaggacaatcttgaaacacaaggacatgaccattatcaagtatgattagtgataaatatcatgtggagagtttcagaagatttcgagatcaagcaaatcgaagaaaataagtttgatgaaaatttggaaaaaaagttggcaggattttgggcagatttttagtcaaatttggagggatatacctcctagtatattagggtttttaaggtgtttcaaaatccaaaaatgaagttcgtcgagtctagtttctaatgcagcaaaccgctcgtcgataggacctcggagtagagaattatggacgttacaaactgagctaaCAAAGCAGAAACAaagctgctacagtactgctacagtactgccgacccAACCCGCTATAAAAGGGgtaaaaaccccatttttcttcatcataACCCTCCAAAATTTTCCAGAAATTTCAGCCAACAAGAGGGCTCCTGTATCACatagaagtgaggattttgagcaaatttcaagctacagaatattaatcgaggtccggacaacgtgtagtctCGATTATAATTTCATTCtgtgttggagttggcttggaaacaaagaaaatattgaagatcttgctactttagtaaatataaggtatgaatcattgaatctctttctttatcaacattgattaaagcatatttgcaagaataaaggttatagtttgttgtgttgatgttgttgacttatggattgaggtttgaagagaattttggatataaatatatatatttatcttgtagaatattgaggatgttgttggtattgtttgggaattgttttggtatttggaggaagtcgatgatataggggagatgctgcccaaatttcgtgaCCCAAATTATACTTCCATaaattagtgcttataagttgatggaaatatgatgaaagtgTGATTAAAGATGTgtttctcgatatataggttcgggtgaagggcaagcatcggggtaaggaactctttaagtggtggcttgacggataaggtatgtaaggtgttcgtttcccctttttctttggcacgaatccaatcaGAACATAGACATGAGTGTTCCATAACAAATCCACTCTATTCCCATgctttgtatttcaaatcttaatatCTTGTTATTTTAATGATTCTTAAAGTATTATTTTACTTATCATTATCGATTATTTCTTTTGgactcgatacgaattccataagctattcggaggctaccgaccttatgtcactccgaaaggccaagaTCAGATCATTGAATTCTCATCCAAAATCAGCTCCAGGATcaggctttccttccgcatcgcggaagaaaagcaGAAGGCCTCTGAACTTTGcgctttccgtccgcatcgcggaaggaaagcggagtcCTGCACAGTTTCTTTTTCTCCCGGTCCAGATTAATAATGGTATATACATATGAATAaatgcattgtatatatataaatgtattgcactattttactacaccgtgccgcgctatagtcggccgggcatggcgcgtagatgcgcacaccactgcagtgggaatgttatgatattgccccggacgcgggctaataatggTATaaaccgagccttaatggccgggcatgattttacacatataacaccgagccttacgaCCGAGCATGGATACTATctattacgtatatatatatatatatatgtaagcataccaatgattttatcatgcatagtatcttgtgctacttccagatgttcgGTTTTGTTTTGCATTTATTAATGTTACATTAcatcttaattatgttgttaccctcatgccttacatactcaatactttTATCCgaactgacgtcccattgcacgagacgctgcatttcgtgttgCAGGCTCTGACAAAGTTATCGGggagcaaccgcagtaggattttccagcttcatcggtgttagcaagtaccactactccgggcttgctaCCTTTTGGGTACTTTTCTAttagtataatatatgttcatatgtatactcttagaggctaggacattgtgggatatgtaaatattatgtatggccttgtcggccttgtcttgacttcttggtatttttctgatagccttgtcggccttatgATATACTTTATGTTGTAGTGACCTTGCTGGTCCGCacatgtacatatgtgttgaattatcgaATATTTCTATGTTGGCCTTTTTTCCGCGAGCAGATGTTATTTGAGTCatggtatgtgatgtccaagtaacggTTAAGTCAGGTGACttccggcctacgggtcggagcctgtcatactcctcgtcgggGGTGTGACACttacggtgggcgccaaactgtttacccttaatatggataacaattaaatttgtacgcgATGCTAAGGATGTATGATTTGATTTAACACGACGTTGGATTATATGACAAACTATGAAGTGAAATGGAATATATAGATCTGACCGCGATGAGTGCCGATCAGCCTCGGGTACTAAGAACCGAGATCAAACCACCGTGACCGGATATTGAACAGTGAACAATGGTGAAAAACTTAGAAAGATGAATGAATGCTGATAATTATATTGCATGCTCAATACATAGGTGTGCGTGTGTAAGAGAAAAAACTGCCAAAATAAAAGggggcctcctctttatatagtagaggagtcctaaccctaatACAAGTCTAAATAAGGCACAAAATCCCTCAGTAACTGGTGGCAAGATCAGTGCCGAAATATCCGGCTAGTGGCGGATATTTCGGTCTCCCCCCTGTGGTGGTTAACTGTCTTCTTATCATGCCCCGACATCTAGTTCCAATCCGAGCTCGAGAACCCGGGACTTGGTGCGACGGTTCCAACCGAACCTAGCTTCTATGTCGGGAAACTGAGGATATCCATGCCCTCGGTTTTTCCCATCTACACATGTACTAGTATTTAGAGACAAATTGGTAATGCAAATTTGTGAAATGATAAGGATGAAACAGTAGATATCAATATACACTACCAAAAAAGCGCCTGTTAGCCACGGTTTCAAAAACCGTGGCAAAA
Coding sequences:
- the LOC132628845 gene encoding uncharacterized protein LOC132628845, with the protein product MNKNVVDRSPGNKEAPRLSKYNFYLNVATIAAAVIRNRETRHPRTIQSDPEKWDKSMICKYHHTHGHRTKYYRQLREEVARLFNLGHLREFLSERAKTHCKNVGANKQDRPEEPQQVIHMIMKGADIPQGPVMKRAKVSITREKRIWSYDPDSPISFNDKDMEGIVQPYNDALLGLPDQIVPAVRVLNGFNMTCETTKGEITLSINTAGTTQQTKFYVIEGDMGYNGLLGRTWIHNMRAVLSTLHQALKFPTPQGIKIVHGEQQATKEMFAIEEVVATAKVPVLKDEKLKKGENAK